A region from the Brassica napus cultivar Da-Ae chromosome C8, Da-Ae, whole genome shotgun sequence genome encodes:
- the LOC106419672 gene encoding RING-H2 finger protein ATL78-like has protein sequence MYVPTMKQTNIFQDILVSCYSRRLLLEQSPSPTPSPYVEDNNFDANVVMVLSVLLCAFLCSLGLNSIIRCALMCSSLAPSEADNNQTAARMTNTGVKREALKSFQTISYAADLNIPGLDTECVICLSEFVSEERVKLLPTCHHGFHVRCIDKWLSSHSSCPTCRHCLVETCQKIADCSQTRSLNPPQPPQDSIIVQIAPLQPERWIRCFR, from the coding sequence ATGTATGTTCCCACCATGAAACAAACTAACATCTTCCAAGATATTCTTGTAAGTTGTTACTCAAGAAGATTACTACTTGAACAATCACCAAGTCCGACACCGTCCCCATATGTAGAAGATAACAACTTTGATGCAAATGTTGTTATGGTCCTATCAGTCCTCTTGTGTGCATTCCTTTGCTCACTTGGACTCAATTCTATAATAAGATGTGCCTTGATGTGCTCCAGTTTAGCACCATCGGAAGCTGATAACAACCAAACAGCAGCTCGCATGACCAACACAGGAGTCAAACGGGAAGCCTTGAAGAGTTTCCAGACAATAAGTTACGCTGCTGATCTGAATATTCCTGGCCTAGACACAGAGTGCGTCATATGTCTCTCAGAGTTCGTATCCGAAGAGCGTGTGAAGCTGCTACCGACATGCCACCATGGATTCCATGTCCGGTGTATAGACAAGTGGCTTAGTTCACACTCATCATGTCCAACGTGCAGACACTGCCTCGTGGAGACCTGCCAGAAGATTGCCGACTGCAGCCAAACAAGGTCGTTGAACCCTCCTCAACCACCACAAGACAGCATCATCGTGCAAATAGCACCACTACAACCAGAAAGATGGATACGCTGTTTTAGGTAA